A DNA window from Hymenobacter aquaticus contains the following coding sequences:
- a CDS encoding DNA-3-methyladenine glycosylase, with translation MPKIPLDFYRGPDVVQIARDLLGKYVFTNIDGVLTGGRIVETEAYAHLNDQACHSHLGRYTARTKVMYEAGGVAYTYLIYGRYVLFNLITNEAGKADAVLIRGLEPTEGVPEMLLRRGLTQPARNLTGGPGLLTQALGITTQHYGTDLTGNLIWLEDHHEPVPDELIVASPRVGIDYAGPDAALPWRFRLKGSPWTSPAK, from the coding sequence ATGCCCAAAATCCCGCTTGATTTCTACCGCGGCCCCGACGTCGTTCAGATTGCCCGCGACCTGCTGGGCAAGTACGTGTTTACCAACATCGACGGGGTGCTGACCGGCGGGCGGATCGTCGAAACCGAGGCCTATGCCCACCTCAACGACCAGGCCTGCCACTCGCACCTGGGCCGCTACACGGCCCGCACCAAAGTGATGTACGAGGCCGGCGGCGTGGCCTACACCTATTTGATCTACGGCCGCTACGTGCTGTTCAACCTCATTACCAACGAAGCCGGCAAGGCCGATGCCGTCCTGATCCGGGGCCTGGAGCCCACCGAGGGAGTCCCGGAAATGCTCTTGCGCCGCGGCCTGACGCAGCCCGCCCGCAACCTTACCGGCGGCCCCGGCCTGCTGACCCAGGCCCTGGGCATCACCACCCAGCACTACGGCACCGATTTGACCGGCAACCTGATCTGGCTCGAAGACCACCATGAGCCAGTGCCCGACGAGCTAATCGTAGCCAGCCCCCGCGTCGGTATCGACTACGCCGGCCCCGATGCCGCCCTGCCCTGGCGCTTCCGCCTGAAAGGCAGCCCCTGGACCAGCCCCGCGAAGTGA
- a CDS encoding dienelactone hydrolase family protein: MRISPLVAFRLFPRHSWLLCGLAAGLLSGCSSEGTQTTTLPLPVGHYEGPISYQGTEVRVALDLREEAPGKLAADLHFPALGGLSFAAANVRYQEPQLMLEQPGTASKIAVHAIREGDFLRGVFTLDSIKAEFVWVRRGQAAPRAYQQKPLALQANGRARRLLLLIPTDTLSRHPAVALVADAASAATAAARADLLARQGFLAVVVPVGTVPEGDSTELRNVAATFQALRRHAAVDSARVGLWLRGPNAVRVVETVGLMTPAPGFMVLENVEATAAAEAQPFQQLSKLRIPTLALYAANDTSLNARDSARRLRAAVGARGGSQVRVIPQATADFLVPGRLSPDGKWTWPQPAPGFAETLLPWLRQRAAR, from the coding sequence GTGAGAATATCCCCGCTCGTTGCCTTTCGCCTTTTCCCGCGCCACTCCTGGCTGCTCTGCGGGTTGGCGGCAGGTCTGCTGAGCGGCTGCTCTTCCGAAGGCACCCAGACCACGACGCTGCCGCTGCCCGTCGGCCACTACGAGGGGCCCATCAGCTACCAGGGCACCGAGGTGCGGGTGGCGCTGGACCTGCGGGAGGAAGCACCGGGTAAGCTGGCCGCCGACCTCCACTTTCCGGCGCTGGGCGGCCTGAGCTTTGCCGCCGCCAATGTGCGCTACCAGGAGCCCCAGCTGATGCTGGAACAGCCCGGCACGGCCAGCAAGATTGCTGTGCATGCCATCCGGGAGGGCGACTTTCTGCGCGGCGTCTTCACGCTCGATAGTATAAAAGCGGAGTTTGTGTGGGTGCGGCGCGGGCAGGCGGCCCCGCGGGCCTACCAGCAAAAGCCCCTCGCGCTGCAAGCCAACGGCCGAGCCCGGCGCCTGCTGCTGCTGATACCCACTGATACGCTGAGCCGGCATCCGGCGGTAGCCTTGGTGGCCGATGCCGCGTCGGCGGCTACGGCGGCGGCCCGCGCCGATTTGCTGGCCCGCCAGGGCTTTCTGGCCGTGGTGGTGCCCGTCGGTACCGTGCCCGAGGGCGACTCCACCGAGCTGCGCAACGTGGCCGCGACGTTCCAGGCCCTGCGCCGCCACGCCGCCGTCGACTCGGCCCGGGTGGGGCTGTGGCTGCGCGGCCCCAATGCCGTGCGGGTGGTAGAAACCGTGGGACTGATGACGCCCGCTCCCGGCTTTATGGTATTGGAAAACGTGGAGGCTACCGCCGCCGCCGAGGCCCAGCCGTTTCAGCAGCTGAGCAAGCTCCGCATTCCGACCCTGGCCTTGTACGCGGCCAACGACACCAGCCTGAACGCCCGCGACAGTGCCCGGCGGCTGCGCGCGGCCGTGGGCGCGCGCGGCGGCTCGCAGGTGCGCGTCATTCCCCAGGCCACCGCCGACTTCCTCGTACCCGGCCGCCTGAGCCCGGATGGTAAATGGACCTGGCCCCAGCCCGCCCCCGGCTTCGCCGAAACCCTGCTGCCGTGGCTGCGCCAGCGCGCCGCCCGCTAA
- a CDS encoding YncE family protein yields the protein MFSKFLSPAAGIRVALLGFSALALLSCDPEETQPEPVQLTNNVFIVNEGNFNTPNGAVSIFNTASKKVTDVDAFKTANARPLGDNVQSMAVVDTVGYVVVTQSNKIEVVRLPELKSAKRAVKTISGLKKPRYFAALSNQKAYVTEWVDYGVNGRLSVIDLTTNTVTKSIALRGEAPEQLVIAGGKVFVANSGSNTVSVINTATDTEETLLTVGDAPNSLTVDQNGRVWVLCGGFAGYTPNYEIDPATSTKGTLYSFLPASPTTVQRLEFASTVGFPGHLQIDGSKSQLYFIYSKGVYRMSINDKALPTTPLIRRSFYGLGIDPKDNTVYGSVAPYTTAGRFIRFQSTGAAIDSFTVGMFPNGFIFY from the coding sequence ATGTTCTCCAAATTTCTTTCCCCTGCCGCCGGAATCCGGGTGGCCCTGCTGGGCTTTTCGGCCCTGGCCCTGCTGAGCTGCGACCCTGAGGAAACCCAGCCCGAGCCCGTGCAGCTCACCAACAACGTCTTCATCGTGAATGAGGGCAACTTCAACACGCCCAACGGTGCGGTGAGTATCTTCAACACGGCCTCGAAAAAGGTAACCGACGTGGACGCCTTCAAAACGGCCAACGCCCGCCCCCTCGGCGACAACGTGCAGTCGATGGCCGTAGTGGATACGGTGGGCTACGTGGTAGTGACGCAGAGCAACAAGATTGAGGTGGTGCGCCTGCCGGAGCTGAAAAGCGCGAAGCGGGCCGTCAAAACCATCAGCGGCCTGAAGAAGCCCCGCTACTTTGCCGCCCTTTCCAACCAGAAAGCCTACGTGACGGAGTGGGTCGATTACGGCGTGAATGGCCGCCTGTCGGTTATCGACCTGACGACGAACACCGTTACCAAGAGCATTGCGCTGCGGGGCGAGGCACCCGAGCAGCTGGTAATAGCCGGCGGCAAGGTGTTCGTGGCCAACAGCGGCAGCAACACCGTTTCGGTGATTAACACCGCCACCGATACCGAGGAAACGCTGCTCACGGTGGGCGACGCGCCCAACAGCCTGACCGTCGACCAGAACGGCCGGGTGTGGGTGCTCTGCGGCGGTTTTGCCGGCTATACCCCCAACTACGAAATCGACCCGGCTACTTCTACCAAAGGCACGCTCTACAGCTTCTTGCCCGCCTCGCCCACCACGGTGCAGCGCCTGGAGTTTGCCTCGACGGTCGGCTTTCCCGGCCACCTGCAGATTGACGGCAGCAAAAGCCAGCTGTATTTCATCTACAGCAAAGGCGTGTACCGTATGAGCATCAACGACAAGGCCCTGCCCACCACGCCCCTGATCCGGCGCAGCTTCTACGGCCTGGGCATCGACCCTAAGGACAACACCGTGTACGGCTCGGTGGCGCCCTACACCACGGCGGGGCGCTTTATCCGCTTCCAGTCCACCGGGGCGGCCATCGACTCGTTTACGGTCGGGATGTTCCCCAACGGCTTTATTTTTTACTAA
- a CDS encoding class I SAM-dependent methyltransferase — protein sequence MNYPLPAAARQYVADHLHDDPAQLALQARRYPGLPVPDLVRQIQARQKARTKLPAWADNPDLIFPPALSVEQASSARSAAFKASLVQGQRLVDLTGGFGVDASHFAARIPEVHYVERDPALVAVVQYNLAQLGVSNVSCHADDALSFLKSTPDTFDWIYLDPARRNSADKKIYRLQDCEPDILRILPLLLHKGRQVLLKTSPMLDIEQALLELKQVRRLWVVAVDNECKEVLYELGPEPAVDPERYTVNLLRNGQQQEFRLNKARETRAVARYAEAQNYLYEPNVAVLKAGGFKSVGTAFELLKLHQHSHLYTSDTLRADFPGRIFRIVATERYDRDALRAHLGPELRAHVTTRNFPDSVAEFRHRTGIREGGHLYMFATTDLQGRLAVLVCEKLAV from the coding sequence ATGAACTATCCGCTTCCTGCAGCGGCCCGGCAGTACGTTGCCGACCATCTGCATGACGACCCCGCCCAACTGGCCCTGCAGGCCCGGCGCTATCCGGGCTTGCCGGTGCCGGACTTGGTACGGCAAATCCAGGCCCGCCAGAAAGCCCGCACCAAGCTGCCGGCGTGGGCCGACAATCCCGATTTGATCTTTCCCCCGGCTTTATCCGTCGAGCAGGCTTCTTCGGCCCGCTCGGCTGCGTTTAAGGCCAGCCTGGTGCAGGGCCAGCGTCTGGTCGACCTGACCGGCGGCTTCGGAGTAGATGCCTCGCACTTCGCGGCCCGTATTCCGGAGGTGCACTACGTGGAGCGCGACCCGGCCCTGGTAGCCGTGGTGCAGTACAACCTGGCCCAGCTCGGCGTCAGCAACGTGAGCTGCCACGCCGACGACGCGCTGAGCTTTCTGAAAAGCACGCCCGACACGTTCGACTGGATTTACCTGGACCCGGCCCGCCGCAATTCGGCCGACAAGAAAATCTACCGGCTGCAGGACTGTGAGCCGGATATTCTGCGCATTCTGCCTTTGCTGCTGCACAAGGGCCGGCAGGTGCTGCTCAAGACCTCGCCCATGCTGGACATCGAGCAGGCCTTGCTGGAGCTGAAGCAGGTGCGCCGCCTGTGGGTGGTAGCCGTGGACAACGAGTGCAAAGAGGTGCTGTATGAGCTGGGCCCCGAGCCGGCCGTCGACCCGGAGCGCTACACGGTGAATTTGCTGCGCAACGGGCAGCAGCAGGAGTTCCGGCTGAACAAGGCCCGCGAAACCCGCGCCGTTGCCCGCTACGCCGAAGCCCAGAACTACCTGTACGAGCCCAACGTGGCCGTGCTCAAGGCCGGGGGCTTCAAAAGCGTGGGCACGGCCTTCGAGCTGCTCAAGCTGCACCAGCACAGCCACCTCTACACCTCCGACACGCTCCGCGCCGACTTCCCGGGCCGCATCTTCCGCATCGTGGCCACGGAGCGCTACGACCGGGACGCCCTGCGGGCCCACCTCGGCCCCGAGCTGCGCGCCCACGTCACGACCCGCAACTTCCCCGACTCGGTAGCCGAGTTCCGGCACCGCACCGGCATCCGGGAAGGCGGCCACCTCTACATGTTTGCCACCACCGACCTGCAAGGCCGCCTGGCCGTGCTGGTGTGTGAGAAGCTGGCAGTTTAA
- a CDS encoding DUF4397 domain-containing protein: MKTLVNTLQRRFLLAAVPAALIFGGCSKDDDPVGPTPDQGRVLLVHAAPSSSAQVKFVANDNKEVSSLAYGTQSQYTSVAAGSQSIKVNDATTGQTAVTQALAVEKDKSYSVFAYSKDPTIGSIASLAVTDDLTPPSTGKAKIRLVHLGVSVANVVNLSVPAPLAGNTDVVTGVAFGTPSSFVEINPGPYNLAVSVGSGLTATTEASVGDGNGNTGVTRNYEAGKIYTVVLRGIKNTTGAIAEPLRLRATLITNN; this comes from the coding sequence ATGAAAACCCTCGTAAACACTCTACAGCGCCGTTTTTTGTTGGCCGCAGTTCCTGCTGCCCTGATCTTCGGCGGCTGCAGCAAAGACGACGACCCAGTGGGACCAACGCCTGACCAAGGCCGGGTACTCCTCGTGCACGCCGCGCCATCATCGAGCGCCCAAGTAAAGTTTGTGGCCAATGACAACAAGGAAGTAAGCTCGCTTGCTTACGGTACGCAGAGCCAATACACAAGCGTAGCTGCCGGGTCGCAATCCATCAAAGTAAACGATGCCACAACGGGGCAGACTGCCGTGACGCAGGCCTTGGCCGTAGAAAAGGATAAAAGCTATTCGGTTTTTGCTTACTCTAAAGATCCTACTATCGGCTCTATTGCCAGCTTAGCCGTCACCGACGACTTAACGCCTCCCTCAACTGGCAAAGCTAAAATTCGTCTAGTGCACTTGGGTGTAAGTGTTGCTAACGTGGTTAATTTGTCGGTACCAGCGCCACTTGCCGGCAATACCGATGTTGTTACCGGTGTTGCTTTCGGTACTCCTTCTTCTTTCGTAGAAATCAATCCTGGTCCCTACAATTTGGCTGTTTCCGTTGGGTCTGGTCTGACCGCTACTACGGAAGCCTCTGTGGGCGATGGTAACGGTAACACTGGCGTGACCCGAAACTACGAGGCCGGAAAAATTTATACGGTGGTCCTGCGGGGTATCAAAAATACCACGGGTGCCATTGCTGAGCCCCTGCGCTTGCGCGCCACGCTTATTACCAATAATTAG
- a CDS encoding B12-binding domain-containing radical SAM protein: MPTSSPRILLITPPLTQLNTPYPATPYIKGFLTGRGYHVAQADLGLELVLRLFSQSGLRRVFAAIEAGGFELSDNARRMVRLQRSYLATIGPVIRFLQNKDNTLAPRICHSRFLPEAARFDNIADLEAAFGTLGLTDQARHLATLYLEDLGDLIKETVGPQFGFSRYAERLGMSATSFDAMHEALQTPPNLLDQMLLELLDELVARTAPDVVGFSVPFPGNLYGALRLAGRVKELRPQAKTLMGGGYPNTELRQIREPRFFDYIDFLTLDDGEGPWLRLLEYLRGTLTTADLQRTFLRNAAGVVEYINHPHPDVPHTEVGTPDYSDLPLSEYLSVIEVLNPMHRLWSDGRWNKLTIAHGCYWKRCSFCDVTLDYISRYETAPATLLVDRIEQIVAQTGQTGFHFVDEAAPPLALRDLAVELLKRQVKITWWGNIRFEKTFSPDLCRLLAASGCIAVSGGLEVASDRLLALMEKGVTIAQVARVTDGFTQAGIMVHAYLMYGFPTQTTQETVDALEVVRQLFGAGIVQSGYWHRFAMTAHSPVGKNPAKYQVVPIGPEPGDFAWNDLWHDDPTGTNHEKFGPGLAKALYNYMHGVALEEPLSFWFDFKTPHAKVPRHLIQQALQDPGKPDFVKQNQRLFWLGNVPELGYTEHKKGQRAVLTFYEQAEDFEVKTQAPIGAWLHQLLTTLSTDYDTKVLLKEAAATFPASAAGLSFEAFLASPAWQQLREKGLLIL, from the coding sequence GTGCCTACATCGTCTCCCCGCATCCTGCTCATTACCCCGCCGCTTACCCAGCTGAATACGCCGTATCCGGCCACGCCCTACATCAAGGGGTTCCTGACCGGGCGCGGCTACCACGTCGCGCAGGCCGACCTGGGCCTGGAGCTGGTGCTGCGGCTGTTTTCGCAAAGCGGATTGCGGCGGGTATTTGCCGCCATTGAGGCCGGCGGGTTCGAGCTGAGCGACAATGCCCGGCGCATGGTGCGGCTGCAGCGCAGCTACCTGGCCACCATTGGGCCGGTTATCCGGTTTTTGCAGAACAAGGACAACACCCTGGCCCCGCGCATCTGCCACAGCCGGTTTTTGCCCGAGGCGGCCCGCTTCGACAACATTGCCGACCTGGAAGCCGCTTTCGGCACCCTGGGCCTCACCGACCAGGCCCGGCACCTGGCTACGCTTTACCTGGAAGACCTCGGCGACCTGATCAAGGAAACCGTGGGGCCGCAGTTTGGCTTCTCGCGCTACGCCGAGCGGCTGGGCATGTCGGCCACCTCGTTCGACGCCATGCACGAGGCCCTGCAAACCCCACCCAACCTGCTCGACCAGATGCTGCTGGAGCTGCTCGACGAGCTGGTGGCCCGCACCGCGCCCGACGTGGTGGGCTTCTCGGTGCCCTTTCCCGGCAACCTCTACGGGGCCCTGCGCCTGGCCGGCCGGGTAAAAGAGCTGCGGCCCCAGGCCAAAACCCTGATGGGCGGCGGCTACCCCAACACCGAGTTGCGCCAGATCCGGGAGCCGCGCTTTTTCGACTACATCGACTTCCTGACCCTCGACGACGGTGAAGGACCCTGGCTGCGCCTGCTGGAATACTTGCGCGGCACCCTCACGACGGCCGATTTGCAGCGCACCTTCCTGCGCAACGCGGCCGGTGTGGTCGAATACATCAACCATCCGCACCCCGACGTGCCGCACACCGAGGTGGGCACGCCCGACTACAGCGACCTGCCGCTGAGCGAGTACCTGTCGGTGATTGAGGTGCTGAACCCCATGCACCGGCTCTGGAGCGACGGGCGCTGGAACAAGCTCACCATTGCCCACGGCTGCTACTGGAAGCGCTGCTCGTTCTGCGACGTGACGCTCGACTACATTTCGCGCTACGAAACGGCCCCGGCCACCTTGCTCGTCGACCGGATTGAGCAGATTGTGGCCCAGACCGGGCAGACCGGCTTTCACTTCGTGGACGAAGCCGCCCCGCCCCTGGCCCTGCGCGACCTGGCCGTGGAGCTGCTCAAGCGGCAGGTGAAGATTACTTGGTGGGGCAACATCCGCTTCGAGAAAACCTTTTCGCCCGATTTGTGCCGGCTGCTGGCCGCCTCGGGCTGCATTGCCGTGAGCGGCGGGCTGGAAGTAGCTTCCGACCGGCTGCTGGCTTTGATGGAAAAGGGCGTCACCATTGCCCAGGTGGCCCGCGTGACGGACGGCTTCACCCAGGCCGGCATCATGGTGCACGCCTACCTGATGTACGGCTTCCCGACCCAGACCACCCAGGAAACCGTGGACGCGCTGGAAGTGGTGCGCCAGCTCTTCGGGGCGGGCATCGTGCAGAGCGGCTACTGGCACCGCTTCGCCATGACGGCCCACTCGCCCGTGGGAAAAAACCCGGCCAAGTACCAGGTGGTGCCCATCGGCCCCGAGCCCGGCGACTTCGCCTGGAACGACCTGTGGCACGACGACCCCACCGGCACCAACCACGAAAAGTTCGGCCCCGGCCTGGCCAAAGCCCTTTACAACTACATGCACGGCGTGGCGCTGGAAGAGCCCCTGAGCTTCTGGTTCGACTTCAAAACGCCGCATGCAAAAGTGCCGCGCCACCTGATCCAGCAGGCGTTGCAGGACCCTGGCAAGCCGGATTTCGTTAAGCAGAACCAGCGCCTGTTCTGGCTGGGCAACGTGCCCGAGCTAGGCTACACCGAGCACAAGAAGGGCCAGCGGGCCGTGCTGACGTTCTACGAGCAGGCCGAAGATTTCGAAGTGAAAACCCAGGCGCCCATCGGGGCCTGGCTGCACCAGTTGCTCACCACCCTCAGCACCGATTACGACACGAAAGTGCTGCTGAAAGAAGCCGCCGCCACCTTCCCGGCCAGCGCGGCCGGCCTAAGCTTCGAAGCCTTCCTGGCCTCGCCGGCCTGGCAGCAGCTGCGCGAGAAGGGCCTGCTGATTCTCTAA
- a CDS encoding helix-turn-helix domain-containing protein — protein MKTTLLHIKNMVCPRCIDAVRHLLEQAGYRPTQVTLGQAQLDHTTPADPAVLAPLLHEAGFEVLMGRADQLTEQIKGALGEYLEHLRTARMPLTTSAFLTERFAATYSHLSKVFSRTANLTIEKYLIRLKIERVKEMLSYGEMTLSEIADQMRYSSGQHLSNQFRQVTGRSVSEFRRDLMPKRLSLDQLA, from the coding sequence GTGAAAACGACCCTTCTCCACATTAAGAACATGGTGTGCCCCCGGTGCATCGACGCGGTGCGGCACCTTCTCGAACAGGCGGGCTACCGCCCTACCCAGGTCACGCTGGGCCAGGCGCAGCTCGACCATACCACGCCCGCCGACCCGGCCGTGCTGGCCCCGCTTCTGCACGAGGCCGGCTTCGAAGTGCTCATGGGCCGGGCCGACCAGCTCACCGAGCAAATCAAAGGAGCCCTGGGCGAGTACCTGGAACACCTGCGTACCGCCCGCATGCCCCTGACCACCTCGGCCTTCCTGACCGAGCGGTTTGCGGCCACCTACTCGCACCTGAGCAAGGTGTTTTCGCGCACGGCCAACCTCACGATTGAGAAATACCTGATCCGCCTGAAAATTGAGCGGGTGAAGGAAATGCTGAGCTACGGCGAAATGACGCTGAGCGAAATTGCCGACCAGATGCGCTACAGCAGCGGCCAGCACCTGAGCAACCAGTTCCGCCAGGTCACGGGCCGCTCGGTCAGTGAGTTCCGGCGCGACCTGATGCCCAAGCGCCTTTCCCTGGACCAGCTGGCGTAA
- a CDS encoding TonB-dependent receptor plug domain-containing protein: protein MINGYRVQFLKRAGRLLALLVWPAAATAQQPDSARAITRLQQLPTVRVQGSRPGRFAVGSRVMALDSAVLGQYRAGTLADVLLAQTPVYLKNYGPGQLSSISIRGTSARHTAVLWNGFNINLPSLGEADFALFPTNGSTRVDVQYGPAGAAYGTGAVGGAVLLSSPVVWGAGGRGTVQADAGSFGLRAGSVEGSFSNAKVAVRGAASYRQARNDFYYDSLSADGPIRRRQPNADFAQWSLTQDATLRVGQQGELMAAVWLTDANRHIQPAIGSVNDHARERDQSRRLLTGYRHVASRAEWSVRGAWFEDVLNYFNGNLVSNSRVRTTQAQAEYTANFRPNLSLRAGAEAQHFAAEVDGYGQPITENRFSGFALLRYDPRPRLHLSANLRQAVVPGRRPPLAPTVGAEWQAVSTATQLLTLKASAARGYRAPTLNERYWRPGGNPDLLPESSLGYEAGLLHRWQPTAATSLQTELTAYRQLVNDWVDWTTHPTLNYSTPLNLRQVLTRGLEATTRLMWQRGQYRLSSRLAYSFTQAEKTRGYATDQNPTGRQMRYVPLHTGVLTTDQAWRHWQLTTTLSVTGYRFTDNSATDFLPSYLLLHATLARTVVVRPAWQLTVLAQGYNLTNAVYQNYAYRAMPPRSAQLSLRVAWH from the coding sequence ATGATTAACGGATACCGTGTACAGTTTCTGAAGCGCGCCGGCCGGCTGCTGGCCCTGCTGGTGTGGCCGGCGGCCGCCACCGCCCAGCAGCCCGACTCGGCGCGGGCCATAACCCGGCTACAGCAGCTGCCCACCGTGCGCGTGCAGGGCAGCCGGCCCGGCCGGTTTGCCGTGGGCAGCCGCGTCATGGCCCTGGATTCGGCCGTGCTGGGGCAGTACCGGGCCGGTACCTTGGCCGACGTGCTGCTGGCCCAGACGCCGGTGTACCTGAAAAACTACGGGCCCGGCCAGCTTTCCTCCATTTCGATTCGGGGCACCTCGGCCCGGCACACGGCCGTGCTCTGGAACGGCTTCAACATCAACCTGCCTTCCCTGGGCGAGGCCGACTTTGCGCTGTTCCCCACCAACGGCTCGACCCGCGTGGATGTGCAGTACGGCCCGGCCGGCGCGGCTTACGGCACCGGGGCCGTGGGCGGCGCGGTGCTGCTCTCGTCGCCGGTGGTGTGGGGCGCGGGCGGGCGGGGTACGGTGCAGGCCGACGCGGGCAGCTTCGGGCTACGGGCGGGCAGCGTGGAAGGCAGCTTCAGCAACGCGAAAGTGGCCGTGCGCGGCGCCGCTTCCTACCGCCAAGCCCGCAACGACTTCTATTACGACTCCCTGTCGGCCGACGGCCCGATTAGACGGCGGCAGCCCAACGCCGACTTTGCGCAGTGGAGCCTGACCCAGGATGCAACCCTGCGGGTGGGCCAGCAGGGCGAGTTGATGGCCGCCGTGTGGCTGACCGACGCCAACCGCCACATTCAGCCCGCCATTGGCTCGGTGAATGACCACGCCCGGGAGCGGGACCAGAGCCGGCGCCTGCTGACCGGCTACCGCCACGTGGCCAGCCGCGCCGAGTGGTCGGTGCGCGGGGCCTGGTTTGAGGACGTGCTCAACTATTTCAACGGCAACCTGGTGAGTAATTCGCGGGTACGCACCACCCAGGCCCAGGCCGAGTACACCGCCAACTTCCGGCCCAACCTGAGCTTGCGCGCCGGGGCTGAAGCGCAGCATTTCGCGGCCGAAGTCGATGGCTACGGGCAGCCCATTACCGAAAACCGCTTTTCCGGCTTTGCCCTGCTGCGCTACGACCCGCGGCCCCGGCTGCACCTGAGCGCCAACCTGCGGCAGGCCGTGGTGCCGGGCCGCCGGCCGCCGCTGGCCCCGACTGTGGGCGCCGAGTGGCAGGCTGTAAGCACCGCAACCCAGCTGCTGACCCTGAAAGCCAGTGCCGCCCGCGGCTACCGCGCCCCGACCCTGAACGAGCGGTACTGGCGGCCCGGCGGCAACCCTGACCTGCTGCCCGAAAGCAGCCTGGGCTACGAAGCCGGCCTGCTGCACCGCTGGCAGCCCACGGCAGCCACCAGCCTGCAAACCGAGCTGACGGCCTACCGCCAGCTGGTAAACGACTGGGTCGACTGGACGACGCACCCCACGCTCAACTACAGCACCCCGCTGAATCTGCGCCAGGTGCTGACCCGGGGCCTGGAAGCTACTACCCGGCTGATGTGGCAGCGCGGGCAGTACCGACTCAGCAGCCGACTGGCGTACAGCTTCACACAGGCAGAAAAAACCAGGGGCTACGCCACCGACCAGAACCCCACCGGCCGGCAGATGCGCTACGTGCCCCTGCACACCGGCGTGCTGACTACCGACCAAGCCTGGCGCCACTGGCAGCTGACCACGACGCTCAGCGTGACGGGCTATCGGTTTACCGACAACTCGGCCACCGATTTTCTGCCCTCATACCTGCTGCTGCACGCCACGCTGGCCCGCACCGTGGTGGTGCGCCCGGCCTGGCAGCTCACGGTGCTGGCCCAGGGCTACAACCTCACCAACGCCGTGTACCAGAACTACGCCTACCGGGCCATGCCGCCCCGCTCGGCTCAGCTAAGCTTGCGCGTGGCCTGGCATTAG
- the ahcY gene encoding adenosylhomocysteinase, whose product MVETTTKTYVPYKVKDMSLAEWGRKEIRLAEAEMPGLMSLREEFGASQPLKGARIAGCLHMTIQTAVLIETLIALGADVTWSSCNIFSTQDHAAAAIAAAGIPVYAWKGMNEEEFNWCIEQTLYFGEDHQPLNMILDDGGDLTNMVLDRFPELAAGIKGISEETTTGVLRLLDRVKNGSLPMPAFNINDSVTKSKFDNKYGCKESAVDAIRRATDVMMAGKIAVVAGYGDVGKGTAASLRGAGARVIVTEIDPICALQAAMDGYAVKRMENAIKEADIVVTATGNCDIITEQHFRALKDKAIVCNIGHFDDEIDMAWLNTNYGHTKDTVKPQVDLYNIDGKEVIILAEGRLVNLGCATGHPSFVMSNSFTNQTLAQLELWQNSAAYENKVYTLPKHLDEKVARLHLAKIGVELDELKPKQASYIGVEVQGPFKSDLYRY is encoded by the coding sequence ATGGTCGAAACCACCACGAAAACGTACGTTCCGTACAAAGTAAAGGACATGTCGCTGGCCGAATGGGGCCGCAAAGAAATCCGGTTGGCTGAGGCCGAAATGCCGGGTCTGATGTCCCTGCGCGAAGAGTTTGGCGCTTCGCAGCCCCTCAAGGGCGCGCGCATCGCGGGCTGCCTGCACATGACCATCCAAACGGCGGTTCTCATTGAAACGCTTATCGCCCTGGGTGCCGACGTAACCTGGTCGTCCTGCAACATCTTCTCGACCCAGGACCACGCCGCCGCGGCTATTGCCGCCGCCGGCATTCCGGTATACGCCTGGAAAGGCATGAACGAAGAGGAGTTCAACTGGTGCATCGAGCAGACGCTGTACTTCGGCGAAGACCACCAGCCCCTGAACATGATTCTGGACGACGGCGGCGACCTGACCAACATGGTTCTGGACCGCTTCCCCGAGCTGGCCGCCGGTATCAAAGGCATTTCCGAGGAAACCACCACGGGCGTACTGCGCCTGCTGGACCGCGTGAAAAACGGCTCGTTGCCGATGCCCGCCTTCAACATCAACGACTCGGTAACCAAGTCGAAGTTCGATAACAAATACGGCTGCAAAGAGTCGGCCGTGGACGCTATCCGCCGGGCTACCGACGTGATGATGGCCGGCAAGATTGCCGTGGTGGCCGGTTACGGCGACGTCGGAAAAGGTACCGCCGCTTCGCTGCGCGGGGCCGGCGCCCGGGTTATCGTCACCGAAATTGACCCCATCTGCGCCCTGCAAGCCGCTATGGACGGCTACGCCGTGAAGCGCATGGAAAATGCCATCAAGGAAGCTGACATCGTGGTAACCGCTACCGGCAACTGCGACATCATCACCGAACAGCACTTCCGCGCCCTGAAAGACAAGGCCATTGTCTGCAACATCGGTCACTTCGACGATGAAATTGACATGGCTTGGCTGAACACCAACTACGGCCACACCAAAGACACGGTGAAGCCCCAGGTGGACCTGTATAACATCGACGGCAAGGAAGTAATCATCCTGGCCGAAGGCCGCCTCGTGAACCTGGGCTGCGCGACGGGTCACCCGTCGTTCGTGATGTCGAACTCGTTCACGAACCAGACGCTGGCGCAACTGGAGCTGTGGCAGAACTCGGCCGCCTACGAAAACAAGGTGTACACCCTGCCCAAGCACCTCGACGAGAAAGTTGCCCGTCTGCACCTGGCCAAAATCGGGGTGGAGCTGGATGAGCTGAAGCCTAAGCAGGCCAGCTACATCGGCGTAGAAGTGCAAGGCCCGTTCAAATCGGACCTGTACCGCTACTAG